GTGAGCAACTATAATTTGGCTGCGGTGATGCACATTAGTTCCGGTGGAGCAAAGGTTATTCTGCTAGCGTAAATGGGTTAAGAGGACGTAGCTATAATGATCGATTAGTCCTGAAGGTTGGCAAAAGAGGTCTATTCAGAAGTCAGGATTTCGATCTATTTCAGTATAAGACAATAGCTATTGTATTCGGAGATTACTCGGTGCTTATTCGGTACTTGTTCGGTACTCCTTCGGTGCTTGTTCGGTTGTAACCGAAGAAAAACCGAATAAGCACCGACTTATATCCATTGAATAGATGAATAAATGCCGAATTTGATTCGAATCATTCTTCTATTTATACAGTTTGACTTTGCTATTGTCCAACTACGCACACCGACTGTTCATTAATGAACATTTTTGAAAACATGTTTTTTGTATCTATTTGATAGTTAGTGTTTTTGTTGTTTGGCATGGCGATGGTCGGCAAGAAAATAAAAAATGGATATGAAGAGAGTTTATATATATAGTACATTATGCTTTTTATTGAGTTATGCTAAGGCAGGGGCGCAACAGACGGAGCAGCAACTAACGGAAAGAGTGTCGGGGACAGCAACAATTGCAGCGGTCGACGATAAACAAATTGCCAAGCGGAGCTTAGCTGAGTGTATCCAGTTGGCAATAAAGGCCAATCCAACCTTATTGCAGAATGAACTCGATGTGAAGCGTGCGGAGGTGAATTTAGCTCAGGCGAAAGCGAATAGACTTCCCGATGTCGATGCGAGCCTACAACATAGCCTGACCTCAGGTCGATCGCAGGATAACTCGACCCTTCAATATATTTCATCCAACAACTCAACAGGGAATTTTTCTTTGGGAGCCAGCCTGCCGTTATTTAGAGGGTTTCGTCTATTTAACGAAATTCGGATGCGTGCCGATGCAAAGACAGCTGGTAAATTGACTTTTGATACGCAGATTAATAACCTAAAACTAGACGTTATTACCGCTTATATTCAAAGCTTGACTGCCCAGGATATATTGCGGCAATCCGAAATGCAAACTGAAGTAACCCGAGAACAGGTCAGACGTGCGGAGAGCATGCATAAGGAAGGCGCAATTAACCCTGGGGATTATTTTGATTTGAAAGGACAACTGGCAAATGATGTCAACACGATTGAAAATAATCGTCAGTTACTATACAGCAGCCGGGTGAAACTGGCGGCCTTATTGAATATGGCTGAAAATCAATTAGGGGAATTGGACAATATCGGAATAAATGAGACAGGACAGCGTTTGGATGAGAAGCAATTATATGATATGGCTGTCGACCAATTGCCTGATATTAAAGCTTTGGATTATCGGATTAAAGTGGCGGAGCGGGATATTAAGATTGCGAAATCATACTATTATCCGTCTTTGAGTCTGAGCGCTGGCTTAGGATCAAATTATTCGAAATTGGGGATTCAAGGAACGTATTGGTCCCAAATGCGTAATAACGTGGGAAAGTCTATTTCTCTAAATCTCTCAATTCCCATTTTTAATCATTTGCAAGTATATAACAACGTCCGCCTGGCAAAATTAGATCTACAAGCTGCTAAATTTCAAAAAGAGATCCAACAAAATGTCTTACGATCGGCGACGTCCAATGCGGTTTTTAATCTACAGAATGCGAGTAACATGATTACACAATTACGTAGTCAAAATGAAAACTACGCGGAGTCTTTTCGCATAGCCAAAGTTGTTTTCGAATTAGGAAACAGTAATTCAGTGATTTTTTTAACGGCAAAAAACAAATTTGACAACAGTCAGATTCAATTGGTCGTCAAGCAGTATGAATGGCTGCTGCAAAAATATATCAATGATTATTACGCAGGCTCGTTGAATTTATAATTATCTTAGTATCTTCAATGAAGTCAGGAAGTATGAAAAAAGCATCTATTTTAGTCGTTGATGATGACCAGGATTTATTAACTGCGGCAAGAATCTTGCTTAAACCTAAAGTCAGTCATATACAAGTTGAACCCAATCCCGAGAACTTAATAGCACATCTGGAGAAAACGCCTTATGATCTGGTACTTTTAGATATGAATTTTAAAAGTACGATCAATACCGGTAATGAGGGATTATATTGGTTGTCCCGGATCAAAGAAAAGTTTCCTCAGATACATGTCATTATGATTACGGCGTATGGAGCTGTCGACCTCGCTGTGAAATCGCTGAAACAGGGAGCATCAGATTTTGTTGTGAAACCCTGGGAAAATGAACAATTATTGGCAACGATCGAAAGCGCTCTTGCTGAATCAAAAAATAAAGAAAAGAAAAGTAAAAGTTCCTTGCTCAGTAGTGCCAATAGTCTTGATTTGATTGGTAACTCTGTTGTTATGGACGAACTGCAATATAAATTGGAAAAAATAGCGCCAACTGATGCCAATATATTAATATTAGGTGAAAATGGGACAGGGAAAGACCTGATTGCTCAAGCTATTCAACGAAGATCCTTGCGTTCAGATCGGACTTATGTTAAGGTTGATGTTGGGGCGCTCACAGAAACATTGTTTGAAAGCGAGCTTTTCGGTTATAAGAAGGGCGCATTTACGGATGCACGTGAAGACCGTCAAGGGCGATTTGAAGCGGCAAATGGGGGGACCTTGTTCCTCGATGAAATTGGCAATATCTCTTTGCAGCAACAAGCCAAATTGTTGACGGTACTACAGAATAGACAGGTGACACCGTTAGGTTCCTACCAACCAATATCGGTGGATATACGCTTGATCTCAGCAACCAATGTTCCATTGAAACAGCTCGCTGATGAAAGCCGTTTTCGAAAAGACTTAATTTATCGGATCAATACCGTTGAAATTCAGGTGCCGCCATTGCGTGAAAGGGGGGAAGATATCAAACTATTGGCTGATCATTTTCTCGATATTTATTCAAAGAAATATAATAAGCGGATTGAAGGCTTCGAAACGGATGCAGTAAAAAAAATGTGTGCATATCATTTTCCCGGCAACGTCCGAGAACTCCAATACAGCATCGAGCGTGCCGTTATTATGGCTGATCAACTCAGTATTGCCGGAAATGACCTCTTTTTCTCACCAATAGAACAGCAAACAGATAACCGAGTTGTCGAATCCAGTCCGAGCAGTCAGAATCTGGAAGAATTGGAACGTAAAGCAATCAAGTCGGCAATCGAGCGTTATAACGGAAATATCAGTAAAGCAGCAAAAGAATTAGGGCTTACAAGAGCAGCGTTGTATAGACGTTTGGAGAAATATGATATTTAGTCAATGAGGCACGGAAAAATCTTAAATGCAATCAAGGTTATAGTACTGCTGATAGCAGCACTTGTGAGTGCTTATCTGTTACTTAAAAGGGAATATGTACAGGCGGCTTTGATCTTCTGTATAATGCTATACCTTGGTTTTAACCTATATGCACAATATAATTTTTTGGCCAGACAGCTGATTGAATTTTCCGAAGCGGTCAAATACCGTGATTTTACCAGACGTTTCCTGGTGAAAAATACCAAGTCGGTAGAGGGGCAGCTTTTTATGGCCTTTAATCAGATCAACGAAACCTATAAAGAGATCAGCATTAAGCAGGAAATTCAGCATCAATACCTCGATCGTGTAATCAATATGCTAAATTCGGCAATTATCTTTTACGAAATGGATAGTGGAAAGGTGATGTGGGTGAATGAGGCTTTTAAGCAACTATTTCATTTGCCACATCTCGGAAACATCGCTGGGTTGAAGAAAAAAAACAATGATCTTTATGAAAAAACCATGTTACTTGAAAACGGACAGCAGCAGATGGAGTCCGTTCAGTCAAGTAAAGGAAAAATAAAATTATTGATTCAGAGCTCAAGCTTTGAGACACAGGACGCTTTGTTTCGCATTGTCGTGTACCAAAATATCAACGAAGCAATTGATGAGACAGAAACAAAGGCATGGCACAAGTTATTGCGTGTATTGACACATGAAATCATGAATTCCATCGCTCCAATCAGCTCACTGGCTGAAACCTTAAACGGTCGTTTGGACCATTTTAAAGGAGCTGAGGATATTGATGATCTAAAAACAGGTATTTCCACTATAAAACGCCGTAGCGAAGGACTTTTACATTTTGCGAAGAGTTATCGCATGATCAATAAAGTCGATCAGCCGCAGCTAGCGCCGATTCAAATTTCGCAGTTATTTGAACATATCTATCAACTGCTTGAACCAACCTTGATTCAGAAAAATATTGATGTCGATATTATCCTGAAAAATACAAGGCTCATTTTATCTGCCGACGTCAATTTGATCGAACAGGTTATTATTAACTTAATGTTGAATGCGATAGATGCGGTTAAAAATAGGGAAGAAGCCTATATAAGTTTATCTGCTCTTGAAGTGGACGGCAAGGTGCAGATCCGGATTGAAGATAACGGGGCAGGGATTCCTGCCGACCTTCAGGAGCAGATCTTCACGCCATTTTTTACAACAAAGAAAACGGGCACAGGTGTCGGCCTTACCCTAAGCAAACAGATCATGCTATTGCACAAAGGGACTATTTTTCTCAATAGCACGGAGGGAGAGGGAAGTGTTTTTGTCCTTCAGTTTTAGCAGGCATATTTCTTCTGGTCTGTTATTTTTCCAGTTTAATAGCATGTATTCCTGGGTAGCAAAAAACCTAATGTTCCATGTGAAAAATCATAAAATTTAGCGATGTTTGCAGCGAAATGAACTACATGCTTAAGTATTGGCGGCATTATTTTGTATCCCATAGTCGCCATGGGACCCATTCTCCTTTTGTTTATAAATTGGTTGACGAAGTGATCTATCGAAGGGCATCCAAAGCGAGCGTTTCAGAATTACCGCAAACTATTCAAAACGGAAGCAAGCTAGAACAGAAAAAGTATGCATTAATCGATCGACTATTAAAGACATTTGCTTACGACAATTTTAGCTATTGGGCCGATTGTCCGCTCGAAAGCTATCGGAATCTTTTGCAGGACCAATGTGGGAGCTATGCGTACCGACATATTTATTATATTGACCTGGAGGATCTTGACCTGAATTTTTTAGAAAATGTTGGCGATCGAGATCTATTGATTATAAACGAACCCCATGTGTCAGCGAAAAGGGAAGCCTACTGGAACAAGCTGAAACAGGATAATCGTGTTGTGGTTACCATAGATCTATACCGAATTGGGTTGGTTTACTTTAGAAAAGAACAACGAAAAGAGCATTTTCTGATACGATTTTAGGCTACTGTTTCGACCATTTTTTTGCTGTCGATAGGCAGTCATTGGCCACGTTCCCTAAGGCATTAAATATTTTATCTGAAGTTTAAGGATACAGGAGAGGAGAGCGAAGAGGAACAGGTAGCTGTCATTCGGCAAGAATAAACAAGAGCATCCATATATTTATGGATGCTCTTGTTTATTAAAAAGCTTCACTTAGGGACAGATAGAAACCCGATTGTCGTTTTTCTCCAGGCCGTTGTTCACCAAAGGAATAATCAAAGCGTATACTGCTATTGTGTTCGAGACTAAAGAAATATCTTAAGCCACCGCCATAACTTGCGACATATCGGCTGCTATTTTCCTTGGAAAAGGTCGATCCGAGCCCTGAAAATCCAACAATGCCAAAGCGTGGATGAAAGCGATAACGGAGTTCAGCCTGCGAGGCAAGGTAATTTTTGTCGCGATAACGTCCGAGGTAATATCCGCGCATCATCATGTCTCCACCGAGCTCACGGTAGTTGTAAAATGGTACGGTTTTTCCAAATGTGGAGCGAAAAATTCCTTGCAGGGCTAGCGTGACTTGGTTGTGCAGGGGAATAAAGCCACGCAGATCCACGTCGAGGTTTGCCCCCGTAAAATCAGTACTTGTCCATAGCTTTGGAGCATAGGCCAGCCGCAATTTAGCATAATACCCCCTTGTTGTATAAGAAACGTTGTCCCTATTATCAAACAATTGTGAGAGACCTACGAGTAACTGTTGCCCACCATGCTTTCCAATAAGATCGGAATGATTGAAAATGCGATCGGCACTATCGCTACGGATGGTGAAGTTGTCGTATTGAATGTTGATACCCGAATAGAGGTTATTGCTGACTTTTTTCTCAGCTTCGAGTTTGACGCGAAATAATTTTTGATCAATGCGTTCTTCATCTGCCTTCCAGGTGTCCATACCGACGCCATAATAGTTAAAGGGCCAATTGCGGTAGCGTATTTCACTGATCAGATGATAATCGTTGTTTTTGGTCCAAAGATCTGTCTGCAGCTTGAAGTTAGACTGACTATTGGATGTAAAGGTTCCCATGACCATGACGGTGGAGGTGCGGATTTTGGGATCAGATTTGTCCAGGTAAAAATTATAAGCGCTTGCCAGGCCGTATTCGACGCCTGTTTCCTGCGCATAACCAACGGCCGGTAAAACCATAAAACTACCGGAGCGTGTAGAATCTCTTTCGGAGGAAAGAAATTTTTTACTCAATTTTTGAATAATATTTTGAGCTTTCAATTCGGCCGATCCTACTAAAAATACCGTGAATAGTACGGAGTATCGGGTAAGTTTTGAAAGTGATTGCGGTAAAATTTGCATGCCCAAAGATAGTATATTAGCCAAATAACCAAAACAGGTAAATATGCAATCAAAAATTATTGTGCTGCATATCAGTATAATTGCCGAAAACTGTCTTTTTTTTTTGACAAATATTTTTGTAAAGTGAGTTTTGTGTCTATCTTTGCATCAGCAAACAAGGGAACAACGGTTCAAAACAACGAAAGTTTGCTTAGTTCTTTAAATGAAAAAAAATAAAAAATAAACTTGCAGAAATCAAAAGTAAATTCGATATTTGCACTCGCTGAAAAGGTAGAAATGCTTAGTCAGACGTTGATAGAATGTAAGTTTAAATAAAGATATTAGAAGCCTCTTTAGCTCAGCTGGTAGAGCAACTGACTTGTAATCAGTAGGTCATTGGTTCGATTCCGATAAGAGGCTCTAAATGTAACGAAAGTTACAGGTCTGGAGGGGTTCCAGAGCGGTCAAATGGGACGGACTGTAAATCCGTTGCTTCGGCTTCGAAGGTTCGAATCCTTCTCCCTCCACACTTTATTTTAATTAGGGTGTTAGATTTGCTCTAGTTTCTAATTATTAAGCGGAAGTAGCTCAGTTGGTAGAGCGATAGCCTTCCAAGCTATAGGTCGCGAGTTCGAACCTCGTCTTCCGCTCAAATTTTTCAAGTATTAAATTTAGTCTCTATCTTCTTTGATAATAATGTATCTAAAGGTGGGGGCATTAATACGTAAATAAGGTTTTTTAGTAAGCCGAAGTAGCTCAGGGGTAGAGCACTTCCTTGGTAAGGAAGAGGTCGTGGGTTCAAATCCCATCTTTGGCTCGTACTTGTGTAAAGTTAAGCAAGAGTATATAACAAATAGAAATAATTTATAATTACTAATTCGCATAAACATGGCAAAAGAGAAATTTGACCGTAGTAAACCACACTTAAACATTGGTACTATCGGTCACGTTGACCACGGTAAAACTACAACTACAGCTGCTATCACTAAAGTATTGGCTGATAAAGGTTTGTCAGAAGCTCGTTCATTTGATTCAATTGACTCTGCTCCTGAAGAAAAAGAGCGTGGTATCACAATCAATACTGCACACGTAGAATATTCTACAGCTAACCGTCACTATGCACACGTTGACTGTCCAGGTCACGCTGACTACGTTAAGAACATGGTAACTGGTGCTGCTCAAATGGACGGTGCTATCATCGTAGTTGCTGCGACTGATGGTCCTATGCCTCAAACTCGTGAGCACATCTTGTTGGCTCGCCAAGTAGGTGTTCCTGCGTTAGTAGTATTCATGAACAAAACTGACTTAGTTGATGACCCTGAGTTGTTAGACTTAGTTGAAATGGAAGTTCGTGAGTTATTATCATTCTACGAATTCCCTGGTGATGATATCCCTGTAATCAAAGGTTCTGCTTTAGGTGCATTGAACGGTGAGCCTGAGTGGGTTGATAAAATCATGGAATTGATGGATGCTGTAGATAACTACATTCCAATTCCTCCACGTTTGACTGACTTACCTTTCTTGATGCCAGTAGAAGACGTATTCTCGATCACAGGTCGTGGTACAGTTGCTACAGGTCGTATCGAAAGAGGTGTAATCAACTCTGGTGATCCAGTTGAGATCTTAGGTATGGGTGCTGAAAACTTGAAATCTACAGTAACAGGTGTTGAGATGTTCCGTAAAATCTTAGATTACGGTGAGGCTGGTGATAACGTAGGTTTATTGTTACGTGGTATTGAGAAAACTGATATCAAACGTGGTATGGTTATCTGTAAACCAGGTTCAGTAACTCCTCACGATCATTTCAAAGCTGAGGTTTACGTATTGTCAAAAGCTGAAGGTGGCCGTCACACTCCATTCTTCAACAAATACCGTCCTCAATTCTATTTCCGTACAACTGACGTAACTGGAGAGATCTCTTTACCAGAAGGTACTGAAATGGTTATGCCAGGTGATAACGTTACAATCAGCGTGAAATTAATTTCTGCTATTGCAATGGAAAAAGGTCTACGTTTCGCTATCCGTGAGGGTGGTCGTACAGTAGGTGCTGGTCAGGTAACTGAAATTATCTAGTCTTTAATAAAGATTTAGAATCACATAGAATAAGCTAATCGACTGAGGTTGATTAGCTTATTTTTTCGATAAGCGATTTATCGGATTAGAATAAAAAAAAGTAAAAAAAGATTTGCAGAAAGTGGTTTAAAACACTATATTTGCATCACAAAATAAGAAATACACGGGCATAGTTTAAAGGTAGAAC
The Sphingobacterium multivorum genome window above contains:
- a CDS encoding TolC family protein, translating into MKRVYIYSTLCFLLSYAKAGAQQTEQQLTERVSGTATIAAVDDKQIAKRSLAECIQLAIKANPTLLQNELDVKRAEVNLAQAKANRLPDVDASLQHSLTSGRSQDNSTLQYISSNNSTGNFSLGASLPLFRGFRLFNEIRMRADAKTAGKLTFDTQINNLKLDVITAYIQSLTAQDILRQSEMQTEVTREQVRRAESMHKEGAINPGDYFDLKGQLANDVNTIENNRQLLYSSRVKLAALLNMAENQLGELDNIGINETGQRLDEKQLYDMAVDQLPDIKALDYRIKVAERDIKIAKSYYYPSLSLSAGLGSNYSKLGIQGTYWSQMRNNVGKSISLNLSIPIFNHLQVYNNVRLAKLDLQAAKFQKEIQQNVLRSATSNAVFNLQNASNMITQLRSQNENYAESFRIAKVVFELGNSNSVIFLTAKNKFDNSQIQLVVKQYEWLLQKYINDYYAGSLNL
- a CDS encoding sigma-54-dependent transcriptional regulator — protein: MKKASILVVDDDQDLLTAARILLKPKVSHIQVEPNPENLIAHLEKTPYDLVLLDMNFKSTINTGNEGLYWLSRIKEKFPQIHVIMITAYGAVDLAVKSLKQGASDFVVKPWENEQLLATIESALAESKNKEKKSKSSLLSSANSLDLIGNSVVMDELQYKLEKIAPTDANILILGENGTGKDLIAQAIQRRSLRSDRTYVKVDVGALTETLFESELFGYKKGAFTDAREDRQGRFEAANGGTLFLDEIGNISLQQQAKLLTVLQNRQVTPLGSYQPISVDIRLISATNVPLKQLADESRFRKDLIYRINTVEIQVPPLRERGEDIKLLADHFLDIYSKKYNKRIEGFETDAVKKMCAYHFPGNVRELQYSIERAVIMADQLSIAGNDLFFSPIEQQTDNRVVESSPSSQNLEELERKAIKSAIERYNGNISKAAKELGLTRAALYRRLEKYDI
- a CDS encoding sensor histidine kinase codes for the protein MRHGKILNAIKVIVLLIAALVSAYLLLKREYVQAALIFCIMLYLGFNLYAQYNFLARQLIEFSEAVKYRDFTRRFLVKNTKSVEGQLFMAFNQINETYKEISIKQEIQHQYLDRVINMLNSAIIFYEMDSGKVMWVNEAFKQLFHLPHLGNIAGLKKKNNDLYEKTMLLENGQQQMESVQSSKGKIKLLIQSSSFETQDALFRIVVYQNINEAIDETETKAWHKLLRVLTHEIMNSIAPISSLAETLNGRLDHFKGAEDIDDLKTGISTIKRRSEGLLHFAKSYRMINKVDQPQLAPIQISQLFEHIYQLLEPTLIQKNIDVDIILKNTRLILSADVNLIEQVIINLMLNAIDAVKNREEAYISLSALEVDGKVQIRIEDNGAGIPADLQEQIFTPFFTTKKTGTGVGLTLSKQIMLLHKGTIFLNSTEGEGSVFVLQF
- a CDS encoding BamA/TamA family outer membrane protein codes for the protein MQILPQSLSKLTRYSVLFTVFLVGSAELKAQNIIQKLSKKFLSSERDSTRSGSFMVLPAVGYAQETGVEYGLASAYNFYLDKSDPKIRTSTVMVMGTFTSNSQSNFKLQTDLWTKNNDYHLISEIRYRNWPFNYYGVGMDTWKADEERIDQKLFRVKLEAEKKVSNNLYSGINIQYDNFTIRSDSADRIFNHSDLIGKHGGQQLLVGLSQLFDNRDNVSYTTRGYYAKLRLAYAPKLWTSTDFTGANLDVDLRGFIPLHNQVTLALQGIFRSTFGKTVPFYNYRELGGDMMMRGYYLGRYRDKNYLASQAELRYRFHPRFGIVGFSGLGSTFSKENSSRYVASYGGGLRYFFSLEHNSSIRFDYSFGEQRPGEKRQSGFYLSLSEAF
- the tuf gene encoding elongation factor Tu; the protein is MAKEKFDRSKPHLNIGTIGHVDHGKTTTTAAITKVLADKGLSEARSFDSIDSAPEEKERGITINTAHVEYSTANRHYAHVDCPGHADYVKNMVTGAAQMDGAIIVVAATDGPMPQTREHILLARQVGVPALVVFMNKTDLVDDPELLDLVEMEVRELLSFYEFPGDDIPVIKGSALGALNGEPEWVDKIMELMDAVDNYIPIPPRLTDLPFLMPVEDVFSITGRGTVATGRIERGVINSGDPVEILGMGAENLKSTVTGVEMFRKILDYGEAGDNVGLLLRGIEKTDIKRGMVICKPGSVTPHDHFKAEVYVLSKAEGGRHTPFFNKYRPQFYFRTTDVTGEISLPEGTEMVMPGDNVTISVKLISAIAMEKGLRFAIREGGRTVGAGQVTEII